In Syntrophorhabdus sp., a genomic segment contains:
- a CDS encoding rubrerythrin, which translates to MPEFGSPFSGLANNRKLTDQELIRAIRFMIAAEYEAIQLYMQLAESTDNTLAIEVLRDIADEERVHAGEFLRLLRELAPDEEKFYAEGAEEVEEEIGKLK; encoded by the coding sequence ATGCCGGAATTCGGATCACCTTTTTCAGGATTGGCAAACAACCGCAAGCTCACGGACCAGGAGCTCATTCGTGCGATCCGGTTCATGATCGCCGCCGAGTACGAGGCGATCCAGTTGTACATGCAGCTTGCCGAGTCGACGGACAACACGCTCGCTATAGAGGTCCTTCGCGACATCGCCGATGAGGAACGCGTCCACGCCGGCGAGTTCCTCCGCCTGCTCCGCGAACTGGCCCCCGATGAAGAGAAGTTCTATGCCGAGGGGGCCGAAGAGGTCGAGGAGGAGATCGGGAAGCTGAAGTAG
- the ablB gene encoding putative beta-lysine N-acetyltransferase produces MLDRPVDTLEHFEGCLIQHGPSNDRVYLMKLGPLDPEKVALGLIAKATEQGYSKVFAKVPDSAQEAFLRHGFQVEARIPGFYNGSQDAAFLGFYLSYERTREENRSVLDSLLDLYLKDSASPPAALPDGFLLRVCSPDDTPRMAQIYSTVFPSYPFPIHDPSYLLETMETHVRYFGIETVGTLVALSSAEMDKECGSVEMTDFATLPEWRGCRLSVHLLRAMEEAMRAERIITAYTIARSSSPGMNLTFARCGYRYGGRMINNTNISGQIESMNVWYKHLGG; encoded by the coding sequence ATGCTTGATAGACCCGTTGACACGCTGGAGCATTTTGAGGGCTGCCTCATCCAGCACGGTCCCTCGAACGACAGGGTCTACCTCATGAAGCTCGGACCTTTAGATCCCGAGAAGGTGGCCTTGGGCCTTATCGCGAAGGCAACGGAACAGGGGTATTCCAAGGTGTTCGCCAAGGTGCCCGATTCCGCGCAGGAAGCGTTCCTCCGTCACGGTTTCCAGGTGGAAGCCCGTATCCCCGGCTTTTACAACGGGTCTCAGGATGCGGCCTTTCTCGGGTTCTACCTGTCCTACGAGCGGACCCGTGAGGAAAACCGCTCCGTGCTCGACAGCCTGCTCGATCTTTACCTGAAGGATTCAGCGTCACCCCCGGCAGCGCTTCCCGATGGTTTCCTCCTGCGCGTGTGTTCCCCGGACGATACCCCCAGGATGGCTCAGATCTACTCAACGGTCTTTCCATCCTATCCCTTCCCTATCCACGACCCATCCTACCTTCTTGAAACCATGGAAACGCACGTTCGCTATTTCGGGATCGAAACAGTGGGAACCCTTGTCGCCCTGTCCTCGGCGGAAATGGACAAAGAGTGTGGAAGCGTGGAGATGACCGACTTCGCGACCCTCCCCGAGTGGAGGGGATGCCGCCTGTCCGTGCATCTTCTCCGGGCGATGGAAGAGGCGATGCGCGCCGAACGCATCATAACGGCGTACACCATAGCCAGATCATCCTCCCCGGGGATGAACCTCACCTTCGCCAGATGCGGCTACCGGTACGGTGGAAGAATGATCAACAACACCAACATATCGGGACAGATAGAGAGCATGAACGTCTGGTACAAACACCTGGGGGGCTGA